A single Marinitoga aeolica DNA region contains:
- a CDS encoding FAD-dependent oxidoreductase, protein MSEINKSFFSPAKAWKYLTKKPVTLPLEDIIDNPREAADNYRGFHTNDWEKCIGCGTCSKICPAEAINMIRIPELPDEEGSKPERPAFDYGRCTFCGLCVDICTTGSLNMSKEYVHLSKDPNSFFFLPKEDGIHHIEVEKAYQRTEDSELLDLERVPMEILDADTRKKTFLEVVKGFSKQQAIEEAARCVDCGICTKTCPAHMDIPDYIRTVYDDNVEEGLRWLYKTNPLPLVCGKMCTHRCETACTIGHRGEAVSIRWLKRYIVDQIPAEEYHEVLKHEQQIIKKVDKKIAIVGGGPAGLSAAYYLILMGYKVTVFEAEKRPGGVLNYGGPVYRLPLESFEKDWKYIESLGVEFKLNTRVGVDVTLEELKDNYDAVFLSSGFTLGRSTGVPGTEHPMVKQAMVVLKEMKYYIIGDGPKPYIPKKLVVIGGGNVAMDVARTMVRLQNIEYGKSEVHVVSLERTLDEMPADWDEKHEGGEEGVIFHPGWGPIEIVTDGDKIKKARFKKVLSIFDENRRFNPKYDESQILEIEADMVVESIGQMPDYSYLPEEIKEKIEIVRGRIKTDEYNHVVGVPWLFAGGDIVHGPDIIHGIADGHKAAQGIDFYLTGYDQNKNKK, encoded by the coding sequence ATGTCTGAAATAAATAAAAGTTTCTTTTCACCAGCAAAAGCTTGGAAATATTTAACTAAGAAACCTGTAACTTTACCTCTAGAAGATATAATAGATAATCCAAGAGAAGCTGCAGATAATTATAGAGGATTTCATACAAATGATTGGGAAAAATGTATAGGTTGTGGAACATGTTCTAAAATATGTCCTGCAGAAGCTATTAATATGATAAGAATTCCAGAATTACCAGATGAAGAAGGCTCAAAACCAGAAAGACCTGCATTTGATTATGGAAGATGTACCTTCTGTGGATTATGTGTTGATATTTGTACTACAGGTTCATTGAATATGTCAAAGGAATATGTTCATTTATCAAAAGATCCAAATTCATTCTTCTTTTTACCAAAAGAAGATGGAATACATCATATAGAAGTTGAAAAAGCATATCAAAGAACAGAAGATTCAGAATTGTTGGATTTAGAAAGAGTTCCAATGGAAATATTAGATGCAGATACAAGAAAGAAAACATTCCTTGAAGTTGTAAAAGGTTTCTCAAAACAACAAGCTATTGAAGAAGCCGCAAGATGTGTTGATTGTGGAATTTGTACAAAAACATGTCCAGCACATATGGATATTCCAGACTATATTAGAACAGTATATGATGATAATGTAGAAGAAGGTTTAAGATGGTTATATAAAACAAATCCATTACCTTTAGTTTGTGGTAAAATGTGTACTCACAGATGTGAAACAGCATGTACTATAGGTCATAGAGGAGAAGCTGTTTCAATAAGATGGTTAAAAAGATACATTGTTGATCAAATTCCTGCTGAAGAATATCATGAAGTATTAAAACATGAACAACAAATAATCAAAAAAGTAGATAAAAAAATAGCTATAGTTGGTGGGGGTCCAGCAGGTTTATCAGCAGCATATTACTTAATTTTAATGGGATACAAAGTTACAGTATTTGAAGCAGAAAAAAGACCTGGTGGTGTTCTAAATTACGGTGGTCCTGTATATAGGTTACCTCTTGAATCATTTGAAAAAGATTGGAAATATATTGAATCGCTTGGCGTAGAATTCAAATTAAATACAAGAGTTGGTGTAGACGTAACTTTAGAAGAATTAAAAGACAACTATGATGCTGTTTTCCTATCTTCAGGGTTTACATTGGGAAGATCAACTGGAGTTCCTGGAACAGAACATCCAATGGTAAAACAAGCTATGGTTGTATTAAAAGAAATGAAATATTACATTATAGGAGATGGACCAAAACCATATATTCCTAAAAAATTAGTTGTTATTGGTGGAGGTAACGTTGCTATGGACGTTGCCAGAACAATGGTTAGATTACAAAATATTGAATATGGAAAATCTGAAGTACATGTTGTAAGTTTAGAAAGAACATTAGATGAAATGCCTGCTGATTGGGATGAAAAACACGAAGGTGGAGAAGAAGGTGTAATATTCCATCCAGGTTGGGGACCAATTGAAATAGTAACTGATGGCGATAAGATTAAAAAAGCAAGATTTAAGAAAGTTTTATCAATATTCGATGAAAATAGAAGATTTAATCCAAAATATGATGAATCACAAATATTAGAAATAGAAGCTGATATGGTTGTAGAATCTATAGGTCAAATGCCGGATTATTCATACTTACCAGAAGAAATTAAAGAAAAAATCGAAATCGTTAGAGGAAGAATAAAAACTGATGAATATAATCATGTTGTTGGTGTTCCATGGTTATTCGCTGGTGGAGATATCGTACATGGTCCGGATATTATTCACGGTATTGCTGATGGACACAAGGCAGCACAAGGAATAGATTTTTATTTAACAGGTTATGATCAAAATAAAAATAAGAAATAA
- a CDS encoding PD-(D/E)XK nuclease family protein — protein sequence MKKAILIDLEKEHFNRIADFILPLYKKEPLNFLFIGPSGDYVKQVAENIARKIDKTLNRDAFRVINQYIVELFKKYEPSSLFIDREFLKAYIAKELEDLIELEKNNIEFKNYLKTLSKSKQSIEYLLEIFEKKWEISRISDKEIIKKNELYSEIDKDIESDDSLLKLYKHLEEKLEDILNAKFDNSKIENKNYDQISVYKWFYEEFSKIENKLGNTLVIGGFFDLPPILMNVLRTLFDMFDNVYFLAWNPVNDESFDSLNKILLFLKDNGFIFNSKIGDLKNIFSETNFFKSQFKNNILEIENIAKEIKRKIIYENYEPQDFGIIVSDSQTANSFAEFFDELNVPYRLKNDIPLSESLVVSKLLLPLKTKYSGYEINDLIALIETGYGGERTLSIDEIENILKNLNLFYDFPKSTLNSRRNKWLETIEIRINEINNELNSSDEKERLEKQLEELEEVHSLFKSLFDLLEEIDKNDFELSYYRNLLNKWIDKGIINFKNIEKVESELNALYKFQELLLKTERNLEKLVTGNIKLSKFYNILSSLIETEKYRISERYSNTVEIFSLNDSRFIHKKYKIFVSFTDNNYPSIGVNPLLSYITENNNYSKISELQFRENLYISMIFADNVIFTYPKATLSGEEILASPYEKDFEKIFKIHEYNFFSKSEEIIPETSDEIYSFDQAALYFTYNKLDSEIDEINEIIKEVNELNNKKNNNKWILNDKYDIGEISHNKISTYVDCPFKYYLSYIAKIKTNKDFSVFYVGNLKHKIMKKLFDKYPNYNEIKSKLQNMDELYDEIKNIAYDVWDNSGIEELKTYKIVKEIEIEEISVEVLNVIEKLIISYIYFGSSRGKNKEEKTILYDKVLKSEYSIFGEYNNHTLFSRIDRIDILNEDLRLEYNKKNELKPLNKIEKTSYSIIDYKNKNSFQSEQLFFYYLILLNNKEWREKIKNHSVFLNFLPMSEINGKYKSLQWIKIENESIYIKYPGNSTSYEQISLREFEIWFNDIINSIRNSEFLPAFIEEAKNLKLRFLDYLKDKGYNVQNSNEKYYSCIVGNGNYCEYHKLCSLLLWSGNYSLSNRGHITNSNRGGK from the coding sequence ATGAAAAAAGCAATATTGATAGATTTAGAAAAAGAACATTTTAATAGAATTGCTGATTTTATATTACCATTATATAAAAAAGAACCTTTGAATTTTTTATTTATTGGTCCATCAGGTGATTATGTAAAGCAAGTAGCAGAAAATATTGCTCGAAAAATAGACAAAACCTTAAACAGAGATGCATTTAGAGTTATAAATCAATATATAGTGGAATTATTTAAAAAATACGAACCTTCTTCACTTTTTATAGATAGAGAATTCTTAAAAGCGTATATAGCAAAAGAATTAGAAGATTTAATTGAATTAGAAAAAAATAATATTGAATTTAAAAATTATCTGAAAACTCTTTCAAAATCCAAACAGTCAATTGAATATTTACTAGAAATTTTTGAGAAAAAATGGGAAATCTCTAGAATATCCGATAAGGAGATTATTAAAAAAAATGAATTATATTCAGAAATAGATAAAGATATAGAAAGTGATGATAGCTTATTAAAATTATATAAACATTTAGAAGAAAAATTGGAAGATATTTTAAATGCAAAGTTTGATAATTCAAAAATAGAAAACAAAAATTATGATCAAATAAGTGTATATAAGTGGTTCTACGAAGAATTTTCTAAAATAGAGAATAAATTAGGAAATACTTTAGTAATAGGAGGATTTTTTGATTTACCTCCTATTTTAATGAACGTATTAAGAACATTATTTGATATGTTTGATAATGTATATTTTTTGGCATGGAATCCTGTAAATGATGAATCATTTGATAGTCTAAACAAAATACTTTTATTTTTAAAAGATAATGGTTTTATTTTTAATAGCAAAATAGGGGATTTAAAAAACATTTTTTCTGAAACCAATTTTTTTAAATCACAATTTAAAAATAATATTTTGGAAATAGAAAATATTGCTAAAGAAATAAAAAGGAAAATTATATATGAAAATTACGAACCCCAAGATTTTGGAATAATTGTTTCTGATAGCCAAACTGCAAATTCATTTGCAGAGTTTTTTGATGAGTTAAATGTACCTTATAGATTGAAAAATGATATACCTCTTTCAGAAAGTTTGGTTGTTTCAAAACTATTATTGCCTTTAAAAACAAAATATTCTGGATATGAAATCAATGATTTAATAGCTCTAATAGAAACAGGCTATGGGGGTGAAAGAACATTATCTATTGATGAAATAGAAAATATATTAAAAAATTTAAATTTATTCTATGACTTTCCAAAATCCACCTTGAATAGCAGAAGAAATAAATGGTTGGAAACTATAGAAATAAGAATAAATGAAATAAATAATGAACTTAATTCCTCTGATGAAAAAGAAAGACTTGAAAAACAATTAGAAGAATTGGAAGAAGTACATTCATTATTCAAATCGTTATTTGATTTATTAGAAGAAATAGATAAAAATGATTTTGAATTATCTTATTATAGAAATTTATTAAACAAATGGATAGATAAAGGAATAATTAATTTCAAAAATATAGAAAAAGTAGAAAGCGAATTAAATGCATTATATAAATTTCAAGAGCTATTATTAAAAACGGAAAGAAATTTAGAAAAATTAGTGACAGGTAATATTAAACTTTCTAAATTCTATAATATTTTATCCAGTTTAATAGAAACAGAAAAATATAGAATATCTGAAAGATATTCCAATACTGTAGAAATATTTAGCTTAAATGATTCGAGATTTATACATAAAAAATATAAGATTTTTGTATCTTTTACTGATAACAATTATCCTTCTATTGGAGTAAATCCTCTTCTTTCATATATTACAGAAAACAATAATTACTCAAAAATTTCAGAATTGCAATTTAGGGAAAATTTATACATTTCCATGATTTTTGCTGATAATGTTATTTTCACATATCCAAAAGCTACACTCTCCGGAGAAGAAATACTTGCATCCCCATATGAAAAAGATTTTGAAAAAATATTTAAAATACATGAATATAATTTCTTCTCAAAAAGTGAAGAAATTATTCCAGAAACTTCTGATGAAATATATTCATTTGATCAGGCTGCATTATATTTTACATACAATAAATTAGATTCTGAAATTGATGAAATTAATGAGATTATTAAAGAAGTTAATGAGTTAAATAATAAAAAGAATAATAACAAGTGGATATTAAATGATAAATATGATATTGGAGAAATCAGTCATAATAAAATATCTACATATGTAGATTGCCCATTCAAATATTATTTAAGTTATATAGCAAAAATAAAAACAAATAAAGATTTTTCTGTTTTTTATGTTGGGAATTTAAAACATAAAATAATGAAAAAATTATTTGATAAATATCCTAATTATAATGAAATAAAATCAAAATTACAAAATATGGATGAATTATATGATGAAATAAAGAATATCGCATATGATGTATGGGATAACTCTGGGATTGAAGAATTAAAAACATATAAAATAGTAAAAGAAATTGAAATAGAAGAAATATCCGTCGAAGTTCTCAATGTAATTGAAAAATTAATAATTTCATATATTTATTTCGGATCTTCAAGAGGAAAAAATAAAGAAGAAAAAACGATCTTATATGATAAAGTATTAAAAAGTGAATATTCTATTTTTGGAGAATATAACAATCATACTTTATTTTCAAGAATAGATAGAATAGATATTTTAAATGAAGATTTGCGTCTTGAATATAATAAAAAAAATGAATTAAAACCTTTAAATAAAATAGAAAAAACATCTTATTCTATTATTGATTATAAAAACAAAAACAGCTTTCAATCAGAACAATTATTCTTCTATTATTTAATTTTATTGAATAATAAAGAGTGGAGAGAGAAAATTAAAAATCACTCTGTTTTTCTCAATTTTTTACCAATGAGTGAGATAAATGGGAAATATAAATCATTGCAATGGATAAAAATAGAAAATGAATCTATATATATAAAATATCCCGGAAATTCCACATCCTATGAACAAATAAGTTTAAGGGAATTCGAGATTTGGTTTAATGATATTATTAATTCTATTAGAAACTCTGAATTTTTACCGGCATTTATTGAAGAAGCGAAAAATTTAAAACTCAGGTTTTTAGATTATTTAAAAGATAAAGGGTATAATGTACAAAATTCAAATGAAAAATACTATTCTTGTATAGTTGGAAATGGGAACTATTGTGAATATCATAAACTATGCAGTTTATTATTATGGTCTGGAAATTATTCCTTAAGTAATAGAGGTCATATTACTAATAGTAATAGAGGTGGGAAATAA
- a CDS encoding UvrD-helicase domain-containing protein, translating into MSNTLNIEEMKKNLDKNYFISASAGTGKTYTITQYYLAILEKYEKENNADIIQNILAVTFTNKAAGEMKERILEEVDKKLEKGKNYKYWRQIKTNLNRAWIMTIDSFCSRILRENNIVIGVDPNFTIINELRMEIEIEKAVYNTLKILFKLYENPENDLDELTNFLNDRKFIVKKYLKEIIDNKDKFSNSLKYILKELKLDTFKKVLSDTLKNWRTEMKLSSVPEFDLINKDFNDVLWLFKIAVLIAQEIYYSYTNDQYQFDFKGVLDKTLETLDEERIKEKYQRKFKYIIVDEYQDTNFLQKALFDKIHNDNNYIFYVGDRKQSIYRFRGADVSVFAVTEQEFDENSRFQLNVNRRSNASIVEFANAFSKDVLFNKELLESYYNAEYKNVFNNLLYSEDKDRSEYEKKTINDIIPSIGNDDKYRIKYIFVSKNTDNKGYVEYETIAKTINSLIGKKMKFRKRENGKIIFEEREIKYNDIAVLVKELKNSEEPIRNAFKKYNIPFYILGSKSFYNKNEVQTVFSALNAVQNPHNDFNFTGYMMSLMVGMNFEKLNELVKIKKEKNYKSLYETAEKENILSKAERKGLEVLKKYVELKYYLKPTIILKGLITENNYFSKLTILPDSHYAIANVKKLINEAEKYNTLAVSFSELIRLLRKTSELTESEAAIEDEKQNVVRVLTIHKSKGLEFPIVILSGLDKKSQIDSEEKIDEDMKISTESVEFSLPDNNIRYFVLKKLFLKKIKSMDISSLSMQDKIKIELGEKYLKMFDINKFLEDTEELRLLYVAITRPKEMLIPIIVEKEKNKSNTLSDLFKKVKYEKIDIISFNDLKYEIKHKEEKIKDKIKDIKEENLKDLTDFAYKKYIAPTYIINELKREENSEDLTDENYIKVDLNDFFSEQEFILKGTELHSLMESINSFSQIKNLIKLKILPEELDNSLIKRLFSYKNFKTEWRLVKRKVINDREYMIFGVPDRVVFDENNNIEVLDYKYSDLNNPNKIEDYKFQLQFYMYLLKDFGIPQKGYIISLKNGKIIEVEYDEEFEEKLESKIKPL; encoded by the coding sequence ATGTCTAATACTTTAAATATAGAAGAAATGAAAAAAAACTTAGATAAAAATTATTTCATATCTGCTTCTGCTGGAACAGGAAAAACATATACCATAACTCAATACTATTTAGCAATATTAGAAAAATATGAAAAAGAAAATAATGCAGATATTATTCAAAACATCTTAGCAGTTACATTCACTAATAAAGCCGCAGGAGAAATGAAAGAAAGAATATTAGAAGAAGTTGATAAAAAATTAGAAAAAGGAAAAAATTATAAATATTGGAGACAAATAAAAACTAATTTAAATAGAGCCTGGATAATGACAATAGACAGTTTTTGCTCAAGAATCTTAAGAGAAAATAATATAGTAATTGGAGTTGATCCGAATTTTACAATAATAAATGAATTAAGAATGGAAATAGAAATAGAAAAAGCTGTATATAATACTTTAAAAATATTATTTAAATTATATGAAAACCCCGAAAATGATTTAGATGAATTAACCAATTTCCTAAATGACAGAAAATTTATAGTCAAGAAATATTTAAAAGAAATAATTGACAACAAAGATAAATTTTCCAATTCTTTGAAATATATTCTTAAAGAATTGAAATTAGATACTTTTAAAAAGGTATTATCAGATACTTTAAAAAACTGGAGAACTGAAATGAAATTAAGTTCTGTTCCAGAATTCGATTTGATTAATAAGGATTTCAATGATGTATTATGGTTATTTAAAATAGCGGTTTTAATTGCTCAAGAGATATATTATTCATATACCAACGACCAATATCAATTTGATTTTAAAGGCGTTTTAGACAAAACACTTGAAACTCTTGATGAAGAAAGAATAAAAGAAAAATATCAAAGAAAATTTAAATATATAATAGTTGACGAATATCAAGATACCAATTTTCTCCAAAAAGCTTTATTTGATAAGATTCATAATGATAATAATTATATATTTTATGTGGGAGATAGAAAACAATCTATTTATAGATTCAGAGGAGCTGATGTATCTGTTTTTGCTGTAACTGAACAAGAATTTGATGAAAATAGTAGATTTCAATTAAATGTAAATAGACGTTCCAATGCTTCTATAGTTGAGTTTGCAAATGCTTTTTCTAAAGATGTTTTATTTAATAAAGAATTATTAGAAAGCTATTATAATGCTGAATATAAAAATGTTTTTAATAATTTATTATATAGTGAAGATAAAGATAGATCAGAATATGAAAAGAAAACTATAAATGATATTATTCCCTCAATTGGAAATGATGATAAATATAGAATAAAATACATATTTGTTTCTAAAAATACAGATAATAAAGGTTATGTAGAATATGAAACTATTGCTAAAACTATAAATTCCTTAATTGGAAAAAAGATGAAATTTAGAAAAAGAGAAAATGGGAAGATAATTTTTGAAGAAAGAGAAATTAAATATAATGATATCGCTGTTTTGGTTAAAGAACTCAAAAATTCCGAAGAACCTATAAGAAATGCTTTTAAGAAATATAATATACCATTTTATATATTAGGTAGTAAATCATTTTATAATAAAAATGAGGTGCAAACAGTATTTTCGGCTTTGAATGCTGTGCAAAATCCACATAATGATTTTAATTTTACAGGTTATATGATGTCATTAATGGTTGGCATGAATTTTGAAAAATTGAATGAATTAGTAAAAATCAAAAAAGAAAAGAATTATAAATCATTATATGAAACAGCAGAGAAAGAAAATATTTTATCTAAAGCAGAAAGAAAAGGGCTCGAAGTATTAAAAAAATATGTAGAATTAAAATATTATTTAAAACCAACTATAATATTAAAAGGATTAATAACAGAAAATAATTATTTTTCAAAATTGACTATTTTACCAGATTCACATTATGCTATTGCTAATGTTAAAAAGCTTATTAATGAAGCAGAAAAGTATAATACTTTAGCTGTTTCTTTTTCTGAATTAATTAGATTACTTAGAAAGACCTCGGAACTCACAGAAAGCGAAGCGGCAATTGAAGATGAAAAACAAAATGTTGTAAGAGTTTTAACCATTCATAAGTCCAAAGGATTGGAATTTCCTATTGTGATTTTAAGCGGATTAGATAAAAAATCACAAATTGATAGCGAAGAAAAAATTGATGAAGATATGAAAATCTCTACAGAAAGCGTTGAATTTTCTCTTCCAGATAATAATATTAGATATTTTGTTTTAAAAAAACTTTTTTTGAAAAAAATAAAAAGCATGGATATTTCATCATTATCAATGCAAGATAAGATAAAAATAGAACTTGGTGAAAAGTATTTAAAGATGTTTGACATTAATAAATTTTTAGAGGATACAGAAGAATTAAGATTATTATATGTTGCCATAACAAGACCAAAAGAAATGTTAATTCCTATTATTGTTGAAAAAGAAAAAAATAAATCAAATACACTATCAGACTTATTTAAAAAGGTAAAATATGAAAAGATAGATATTATCTCGTTTAACGATTTAAAATATGAAATAAAACACAAAGAAGAAAAGATAAAAGATAAAATAAAAGATATTAAAGAAGAAAATCTAAAAGATTTAACTGATTTTGCATATAAAAAGTACATTGCTCCTACATATATTATCAATGAATTAAAAAGAGAAGAAAACAGTGAAGATTTAACCGATGAAAATTATATAAAAGTAGATTTAAATGATTTCTTTTCAGAACAGGAATTTATTCTAAAAGGCACTGAATTACATTCTTTAATGGAAAGTATAAATAGTTTTAGCCAGATAAAAAATTTAATAAAATTAAAAATATTACCAGAAGAATTAGATAATAGTTTAATAAAAAGATTATTTTCATATAAAAATTTTAAAACAGAGTGGAGATTAGTAAAAAGAAAGGTCATAAATGACAGAGAATATATGATTTTCGGGGTGCCCGATAGAGTTGTATTTGATGAAAATAATAATATAGAAGTATTAGATTATAAATATTCTGATTTAAATAATCCAAATAAAATAGAAGATTATAAATTCCAATTACAATTTTATATGTATCTTTTAAAAGATTTTGGAATTCCTCAAAAAGGATATATTATTAGTTTAAAAAATGGTAAGATAATAGAAGTTGAATATGATGAAGAATTTGAAGAAAAATTAGAATCAAAAATTAAACCATTATAG
- a CDS encoding aspartate-semialdehyde dehydrogenase, with the protein MKVGVVGATGEVGRTMVKVLEEKNIDINELRLFASKKSEGKEIKFKDKIYYVEELTEEKMKEKYDYLLFSAGGSVSKKYAPIASEYGNTVIDNSSAFRMVNDIPLVVPEINGDIIKGYRGIIANPNCSTIQMVLALRNVEKELGISEIFVSTYQAVSGAGNKGIKELLDQQNGINNINHFPEIINNNVIPIIGPVLENGFTEEEMKMVNETRKIYDDYGIKVYPTAVRVPVLYGHSESITFRVKKKSTLEDVKKLLSSVDNVVYTDDLVTPINIAGSDITYVSRLRQMDETTFLIWVVADNVRVGAATNAVRILLKHYELNNNKRDE; encoded by the coding sequence ATGAAAGTTGGTGTAGTTGGTGCAACAGGTGAAGTTGGAAGAACAATGGTTAAGGTATTAGAAGAAAAAAATATTGATATTAATGAATTGCGATTATTTGCAAGTAAAAAATCTGAAGGAAAAGAGATTAAATTTAAAGATAAAATATATTATGTTGAAGAATTAACTGAAGAAAAAATGAAAGAAAAATATGATTATTTATTATTTTCTGCTGGAGGTTCCGTTTCTAAAAAATATGCTCCAATTGCGAGTGAATATGGTAATACTGTAATAGATAATTCTTCAGCTTTTAGAATGGTGAATGATATACCTTTAGTTGTTCCAGAAATAAATGGAGATATTATAAAAGGATATAGAGGAATTATTGCAAATCCTAACTGTTCTACTATTCAAATGGTATTAGCTCTAAGAAATGTAGAAAAAGAATTAGGGATTTCAGAAATTTTTGTAAGCACTTATCAAGCAGTTTCTGGAGCTGGAAATAAAGGTATAAAAGAATTATTAGATCAACAAAATGGTATAAATAATATAAATCATTTTCCAGAAATAATAAACAATAATGTAATACCGATAATAGGACCTGTATTAGAAAATGGATTTACAGAAGAAGAAATGAAAATGGTAAATGAAACAAGAAAAATATATGATGATTATGGTATTAAAGTTTATCCAACAGCTGTAAGAGTTCCTGTATTATACGGACATTCTGAAAGTATTACTTTTAGGGTAAAAAAGAAATCAACATTAGAAGATGTTAAAAAGCTTTTATCTTCAGTAGATAATGTAGTATATACAGATGATTTAGTAACTCCTATAAACATAGCTGGATCAGATATTACATATGTTTCCAGATTAAGGCAAATGGACGAAACAACTTTTTTAATATGGGTTGTAGCAGATAATGTTAGAGTTGGAGCTGCAACAAATGCTGTAAGAATATTATTAAAACATTATGAATTAAATAATAATAAAAGAGATGAGTGA
- a CDS encoding diaminopimelate decarboxylase family protein, with the protein MKKFPFKNEIHQLLKKYPTPFYVYDEIGILNSLKKLQNAFSWCEFKEYFAVKATPTPYILKILGKNNCGTDCSSLAELYLSEMVNITGENILFTSNNTPIEEYKKAYELGAIINFDDIGHIDKFIKEVGIPKIASIRYTPKEAFGTEIIGDPVNSKFGMPFNKLLEGYKKMKDIGVKRFGLHAMLVSNTLDEDLIAKNTEIIFKAVNELSNILNIEYEFIDIGGGFGIPYKPDDKELDLHLLSNNIKELYEKHFKEFKPKIFTENGRYITGPHGYLITKVLHIKESYKTYVGVDANMANLMRPGMYGAYHHISVLGKEGNFKKYDVVGSLCENNDKFAIDRELPELEEGDILIIHDAGAHGHSMGFNYNGKLRSAEFIYDGNEFKMIRRAQTLDDYFSTIQGGDIYV; encoded by the coding sequence ATGAAAAAATTTCCTTTTAAAAATGAAATACACCAGTTATTAAAAAAATATCCAACACCATTTTATGTATATGATGAAATAGGAATATTAAATTCATTGAAAAAATTACAAAATGCATTTTCTTGGTGTGAATTTAAAGAATATTTTGCTGTTAAGGCTACCCCTACACCTTATATTTTAAAAATTTTAGGAAAAAATAATTGTGGAACAGATTGTAGTTCATTAGCAGAATTATATTTGTCAGAAATGGTTAATATTACAGGAGAAAATATATTATTTACTTCAAATAATACACCTATAGAAGAATATAAAAAAGCATATGAGTTAGGAGCTATAATAAATTTTGATGATATAGGTCATATTGATAAATTTATTAAAGAAGTTGGAATTCCCAAAATAGCTTCTATAAGATATACCCCTAAAGAAGCTTTTGGAACAGAAATAATTGGTGATCCAGTGAATTCAAAATTTGGAATGCCTTTTAATAAATTGTTAGAAGGATATAAAAAGATGAAAGATATAGGAGTAAAAAGATTTGGTTTACATGCAATGCTCGTATCAAATACATTAGATGAAGACTTGATTGCAAAAAATACAGAGATAATATTCAAAGCAGTTAATGAATTATCTAATATATTAAATATAGAATATGAGTTTATTGATATTGGTGGTGGTTTTGGAATCCCATATAAACCAGATGATAAAGAATTAGATTTGCATTTATTAAGCAATAATATAAAAGAATTGTATGAAAAACATTTTAAAGAATTTAAACCAAAAATATTTACAGAGAATGGAAGATATATCACAGGTCCCCACGGATACTTAATTACAAAGGTTTTACATATTAAAGAAAGTTATAAAACATATGTTGGTGTAGATGCAAATATGGCTAATTTAATGAGACCAGGAATGTATGGAGCATATCATCACATATCTGTATTGGGTAAAGAAGGTAACTTTAAAAAATATGATGTTGTAGGCTCATTATGTGAGAATAACGATAAATTTGCTATAGATAGAGAATTACCTGAGTTAGAAGAAGGAGATATTTTAATCATACACGACGCAGGAGCACACGGCCATTCTATGGGATTTAATTATAATGGTAAGCTTAGATCTGCAGAGTTTATATATGATGGAAATGAATTTAAAATGATTAGAAGAGCACAAACATTGGATGATTATTTTTCAACAATACAAGGAGGGGATATTTATGTTTAA